Proteins from a genomic interval of Corythoichthys intestinalis isolate RoL2023-P3 chromosome 3, ASM3026506v1, whole genome shotgun sequence:
- the septin5a gene encoding septin 5a isoform X1: protein MDAIMLQEKLVERLLCPRVRTARQKEKQYVGFATLPNQVHRKSVKKGFDFTLMVAGESGMGKSTLVNSLFLTDLYKDRKLLNAEERINQTVEIIKHTVDIEEKGVKLKLTIVDTPGFGDAVNNNECWKPITDYIDQQFEQYFRDESGLNRKNIQDNRVHCCLYFIPPFGHGLRPVDVEFMKALHEKVNIIPLIAKADCLTPSEIKKLKDRVREEIDKFGIKVYQFPECDSDEDEEFKQLDKELKECTPFAVIGSNTVVEARGQRVRGRLYPWGIVEVENQSHCDFVKLRNMLIRSHMHDLKDVTCDVHYENYRAQCIQEMTSKLAQDNRMESPIPILPLSTPDVDTEKLIKMKDEELKRMQEMLTKMQQQMHEKD from the exons ATGGATGCCATCATGCTGCAGGAGAAACTAGTGGAACGACTCCTGTGCCCTCGAGTGAGAACAGCTAGACAGAAG GAGAAGCAGTATGTGGGCTTTGCCACTCTGCCCAACCAAGTGCATAGGAAGTCTGTGAAGAAAGGCTTTGATTTCACGCTCATGGTGGCAG GCGAATCGGGAATGGGCAAGTCCACGCTGGTCAACAGCTTGTTCCTCACAGACCTCTACAAAGACAGAAAGCTTCTGAATGCTGAGG AGCGAATCAACCAGACGGTGGAGATCATCAAACATACGGTGGACATAGAGGAGAAAGGAGTCAAGCTCAAGCTCACCATCGTGGACACGCCGGGTTTCGGAGATGCTGTCAACAACAATGAGTG CTGGAAGCCTATCACAGACTACATCGATCAGCAGTTTGAGCAGTACTTCCGAGATGAGAGCGGCCTCAATAGGAAGAATATCCAGGACAACCGGGTCCACTGCTGCCTCTACTTCATCCCCCCATTTGGGCATGG ATTGCGTCCAGTGGATGTTGAATTCATGAAAGCTCTACACGAAAAGGTAAACATCATCCCGCTCATCGCCAAAGCCGACTGCCTCACACCCAGCGAAATCAAGAAGCTGAAGGACCGA GTACGAGAGGAAATCGACAAGTTTGGCATTAAAGTCTATCAGTTCCCTGAATGTGACTCAGATGAGGATGAGGAGTTCAAACAACTTGACAAAGAGCTGAAG GAGTGCACCCCATTCGCCGTGATTGGCAGTAACACAGTGGTGGAAGCTCGAGGACAACGAGTACGAGGGCGGCTGTACCCCTGGGGAATCGTTGAAG TGGAAAACCAATCCCACTGTGACTTTGTGAAGCTTAGGAACATGCTGATCCGCTCGCACATGCACGATCTCAAAGATGTCACATGTGACGTCCACTATGAGAACTACAGAGCGCAGTGCATACAGGAGATGACAAG TAAACTGGCCCAGGACAATCGCATGGAGAGCCCCATCCCTATCTTGCCGCTGTCCACCCCGGATGTGGACACTGAAAAACTGATTAAAATGAAAGATGAGGAG
- the septin5a gene encoding septin 5a isoform X2, producing the protein MTANIRYKSRIPVKTEDSAEEKQYVGFATLPNQVHRKSVKKGFDFTLMVAGESGMGKSTLVNSLFLTDLYKDRKLLNAEERINQTVEIIKHTVDIEEKGVKLKLTIVDTPGFGDAVNNNECWKPITDYIDQQFEQYFRDESGLNRKNIQDNRVHCCLYFIPPFGHGLRPVDVEFMKALHEKVNIIPLIAKADCLTPSEIKKLKDRVREEIDKFGIKVYQFPECDSDEDEEFKQLDKELKECTPFAVIGSNTVVEARGQRVRGRLYPWGIVEVENQSHCDFVKLRNMLIRSHMHDLKDVTCDVHYENYRAQCIQEMTSKLAQDNRMESPIPILPLSTPDVDTEKLIKMKDEELKRMQEMLTKMQQQMHEKD; encoded by the exons ATGACAGCCAACATCCGATACAAAAGCAGGATTCCGGTTAAGACGG AGGATAGTGCCGAG GAGAAGCAGTATGTGGGCTTTGCCACTCTGCCCAACCAAGTGCATAGGAAGTCTGTGAAGAAAGGCTTTGATTTCACGCTCATGGTGGCAG GCGAATCGGGAATGGGCAAGTCCACGCTGGTCAACAGCTTGTTCCTCACAGACCTCTACAAAGACAGAAAGCTTCTGAATGCTGAGG AGCGAATCAACCAGACGGTGGAGATCATCAAACATACGGTGGACATAGAGGAGAAAGGAGTCAAGCTCAAGCTCACCATCGTGGACACGCCGGGTTTCGGAGATGCTGTCAACAACAATGAGTG CTGGAAGCCTATCACAGACTACATCGATCAGCAGTTTGAGCAGTACTTCCGAGATGAGAGCGGCCTCAATAGGAAGAATATCCAGGACAACCGGGTCCACTGCTGCCTCTACTTCATCCCCCCATTTGGGCATGG ATTGCGTCCAGTGGATGTTGAATTCATGAAAGCTCTACACGAAAAGGTAAACATCATCCCGCTCATCGCCAAAGCCGACTGCCTCACACCCAGCGAAATCAAGAAGCTGAAGGACCGA GTACGAGAGGAAATCGACAAGTTTGGCATTAAAGTCTATCAGTTCCCTGAATGTGACTCAGATGAGGATGAGGAGTTCAAACAACTTGACAAAGAGCTGAAG GAGTGCACCCCATTCGCCGTGATTGGCAGTAACACAGTGGTGGAAGCTCGAGGACAACGAGTACGAGGGCGGCTGTACCCCTGGGGAATCGTTGAAG TGGAAAACCAATCCCACTGTGACTTTGTGAAGCTTAGGAACATGCTGATCCGCTCGCACATGCACGATCTCAAAGATGTCACATGTGACGTCCACTATGAGAACTACAGAGCGCAGTGCATACAGGAGATGACAAG TAAACTGGCCCAGGACAATCGCATGGAGAGCCCCATCCCTATCTTGCCGCTGTCCACCCCGGATGTGGACACTGAAAAACTGATTAAAATGAAAGATGAGGAG